The sequence below is a genomic window from Trichosurus vulpecula isolate mTriVul1 chromosome 5, mTriVul1.pri, whole genome shotgun sequence.
accTTGAGACCAAAGCCAGTCTAAAATTATTTCACagacttttcccttttcctcattcCCTTAACAGCTGCTCTCTATTTCCATAACtgcatcttccttccttccttctttccttccttcctttccttccttcctttccttccttccttccttccttcctttccttccttccttccttccttccttccttccttccttcattccttccttccttccttccttccttccttccttccttcctccttccttcctttcttccttccttccttccttccttccttccttccttccttcctctttctttctttccatatttctgtcttccttctctttttcttctttccttccttctttctttcttctttcctttttttctttctttctttttctttctttcattcttcctcccttcctttctttctttcttccttttctttctttcttccttttttcctttctttctttccctttcactgATCTCTGTCTTCTGTTCTCAGTACTTATTCTCTTTCGAACTTGAACCTTTCTTTCTGGCATCACTTCCACTTCATTCTAATTATAGAGATAGTAACCTAAACACTGAATCCTCAATCCTCCTATTGGCAGTTTCCAATGGAAGTGCATGTTGTCATAAGACAACTCTCCTGAATCTGTTGAGACTGATGTTTCACTTTAAATCACCATAGAAAACTCAACAAGTTTCATTTGATGAGACAATATGCTGAcaattccttccttcttattcctTTTCATCACAGCCTGCCATAGTAAGAATGAGCTGTAGATTCAGGACCAAAAGGTCTAACtctgaatcctggttctgtttcTTAATAGCCGCATCATTTgagacaagttatttaatcctCTTGGCTCACAGTTTTTCCCTCTTGTGTAATGTAAGAGGATTGGACTGACTGATTTCTAGGGCCCTTTCCACTCTGGACTCTCTTGCCCTGAACTCAagcctatcttttttttcttgattcttctttGAGCTTTTTTTGTTCTATCTATGCTGAAGTCTTCTACTTCAGAATGCTTCCACCATAGAGCAGTTTTGGTTGTGCTAGGAGGCTAGTAGAGATGAGAAGCAAAAGAAATGGTTCAGTGAGCTGTGGTTTTGGGGGAGCAAGAAAAGGTATGAGGGAATCAAGATGCACGGAGCTGACATAATGGAGACACAGGAGTAATACCGGTGAGATTAGAACCTATGGGAGTCTAGGGAAGGGTGCTAGCTTATTAGAACCTTATCTGTTTACCCTTCAACCAAACTGTCCTTGCTGCTCTCCAAACACATCTCTTTCATGCCTTTACACTTTTTGTTCATGTACtttttcctatttaaaataaCCCTCTCCCCACCTATCCAGttctctttgagggcaaagcTGGAATCCCTTCTCTGTGAACCCTTCCCTGGATCCTTCCAATTAGCTCTCAATCTCAGCTTTCTCTAGTATTTAAAGCCTGAATTAGGGTTCTTAACCTATCTTCTGTCAATCCCcaaggggtctgtggatagattttaggagtccttgaacttgtttttaaatattttgacaacattattttagtataattgatttcctttgtaataccatacattttattctatgcatttgaAAACTATTAGGAGAAGGGTTGTTTGAGCTTCAACAGATACTGCCAGAGGGCTCAATGACATAAAAAACATCCAGAACTCCCAGTCTAGATCCTTCTTTGGGCAATCAATTATGTTCTGCCTGCCTTATTCTTTGCCTTGTAGAGTTATATTCGTTGTTTCTTCACTGTATATGTCTTGCTTTCTCAACTAGATAGCAaaacccttgagggcagggacgatGTCTCATAATTCTTTAGATCCTTCATGGCATTAAGGGCAGAAGAGACAGACAGTATTATTGGTTGTTCGATTTTTAGGTGACACAACCCAAAGCCCAGAGATCACGCTCCACCAACAAGTTTCATTGAACTTTGTTGGGAATTTGATTTTATGGGTTTGAAAATATTTAGTATAGAGCATATCTGACTGGgaggacttatttttttttaaacaaggactTATTTTAAAACCTTAATGCAATTACTccattaactggaaaaaaaacctATGCATGCAATAATACATCCACTTTACAGACCAGTAGAAATGTCCTGCTCCCCAGTAGATCGGGTATATGTTGAGCTCACTCGGTCAAGCGTCTCCCCATGGAAAATGGGGCAGTGTTTGCAGAAACGCTGGACAAGGTATTTGCGGAAGAAGGTAGAGAGGTATCTCCTAAACTTTTCCCCAACAAAGGCATAAATCACTGGGTTGATACAGCAGTGAATCATTCCAAGTGTCTCTGTTATTTGCATGGCTCGGTCCAGCCTCTTGGAGCTGTCACAATTGTTCAGACCAAATAAAGCTTGGAATgtactcaagagaagcacgatGTTATAGGGGgcccagaagagaaagtaaattatCATAATCACAAAGATTAACCTCACTGCCTTGTGTTTCTTCTTCTCATTCCGACACCTCAGCAATGTTTTTATGATTCCTGAGTAGCAAATGATCATAATAAAGAGGGGTAACGCTAACCCCAAAATATTCATCTTTAAAGTTTCAAAGTTCTTCCAGGCAGAAAATTGCTCTAATGGGAAATGAGGGCTGCAGGTGTGTTGCATCCCTTCCTTTTGAGATTTGGTGAAGATGAATGCTGGTAGAGAGGCTAAGCCAGCCACTACCCAGGTGATGACACTTGTCAAAATGCCAGAGGTGACAGTCCTAGCTTTCAGAGCAAACACGGCATGGACAATGGCCAGGTACCGATCGATGGTCAGGAGGATGATGAAGAAGACTCCTCCAAAGAAACCCATGTGATAGAATCCCGTCAGTGCCTTACACAGGCCATCACCAAAGATCCACTGGTCTGCAGCATAGTGAGCCCAAAAGGGGAGGGTGATGATGAAAAGTAAATCAGAAATGGCCAGATTGAGCAGATAGATGTCAGTCATGCTCTTCAGCTTTTTACATCTTATCAAGACCAGAAAAACTAGCACATTGCccacaaagccaaaaatgaacaCCAGGGAGTAGAGTGGAGGGAGGAGCTGTGATGCTGTGTGCTTTACATCAAGTTTCTGGCAGGGTTCTTCATAGTCGAATGGGTAGAATGGCGAAGTTGTCTCAATGTCCATCTTGCTTTGTCCTATgaataaaggaagagaatttgctTAATATATCCCCTTAAATACAAACTACCCTAAATACTAAAATTACAGTTAagatatatatacagacacatatccACACATGAACTTTTCTTTGTGTATGTTTTACATGTAGGTATTTACATAGCTCTGTATATATTGCTTCCCCCAAATAGAATGTCGGGTCCTTAAGGCAAGGactctctttgtgtccccagctccACATTGTTATGTGCTTAATAACTATTTGctgaaggaatgagtgaataaatgaatggcaAATCATTGAGTATTTACagggaaacagacccagaggaCTCATATTCTACCACTTGCTAGTCATTAAGGCCATGGCCaagttgttttacttttctattcctcagtttcctaatttgaaaaatgaaggggtaggaTTAATTGACCCTTAGACTCTCTTCCAGCTTCCAACATTTCAAGATTTGGTGAGGATTTTCCTGTCATTTTCACAAAGCAAAGAAGAATTCTGCTCTGTTGGGAAGAGGGATGAGCATAATGTTCTACCAATAGAAATCTACTGGGTTTCCACAGTGTTTGCGAGTGAAACTTCAACAGTTTCAGATTGAGAGTGAGCCCTCCCCGTCCCCACCCACTTCCCCTGCACATATCATCTTAGGAGAACACTCATTTCAGTAGTGTGTTGTGAATAGGAGGACTGGGGACTCAAATTGAACTGGCTTGGGGGTCTCTACAATTTAAATGATGGGGACAGATGCACAGTTTTCCAGTGAGTTTTCTTAACACAATTTAGATAATCTAGGACATGGCACCCATATGCCTCAACCCTTTTCTCCGAGGGAGAAAAGTTCTCCCAAATTTATCAATTTTAATGGTCTCTCATTCTTTTCTACTTTGTTCAGCCATATTGAGGGATCATCCCTCATGCATATAATGGTGAAGTGGAAAGCATGCTGCAGGCCATACATAGTCAACACACTTCTTAGGCTTCCAATAGATGTTTCACATCCTCTTCAACCAGAAGGCTGTCCTCAGCCTACACATATTCCTTCTGGCATATTCCTAGACTCTCCCCAGTCCTAACTGAGGCCACTGAAAGGAATGCGTGCCACGTGGAATGACGCATGACTTTTCAGAGAGTTGTGGGTCATGGTTCTAGAAAAGACTTCAGAAGCCATAGAGTTCAACTTACTCTTCCTAtagaagaggaagaaaccaaggcccatggAGATcgaatgattttcccaaggtcatctggtgtcagaggtgggatttggatCATAGGAGATTCTGGAGCTAGAAAGAACATCAGGGCTATCtcatccaaacccttcattttacaggtaaggagatcgagtctcagaaaaattaaatgacttgtccaaggtgacacaaatagtaagtgactgagatgggatttgaatccagatcttttaaGAGCCATTGCTCTTTCTGTTGACATAGGCTCCTAGGGTCATAGAtatagggctggaagggaccctagaggccacTTTGTCCAACTCTGTCAtcctacaggtgaggaaactaaagactaggaggactaaatgacttgcccaaaggcaacCCAGCAGTAGATAGCCaaagtagcatttgaacccaggtcccctggtTCCAGGGCAAGTGCTCCTTCTGGTGGACCAAACTACCTCCCATTTACAGTTGACCCTACCCTACATTTGACAGAGGCTCTCTCAACAAGACTGAAGCTTGTGGGTAACTTGCTGTCAGTTTTGACTTTGTCATGGTTTCTCTTCCTTTGGAGAAACAGGACCCAGTCACTGAGACCCATCTGTAGGAACCTGGGAGTTCAGTTTAAATTCCCTCTCACACAAGCGAATCTCTTAAGTTTGTAGCAAAGTCTCTACTCTCTGACTACAGATTAAATTTGAAATTTGTCATCTGACTGACTTTCTTTTTCCCAGGTAGCATAGAGTTCTACAGCACTTATCATTCATTGCAATTTTCCTCAGACTCTAATGTGATCACAGGCTGGAATGGATCCCAAATTCTCTATTTTCCCTACCTTGAtgaggatgatttaaaaaaaaaaaagataatcctgccaccatcttggcatATTGTCAAACACATTTCCCCACCTTGAGTTATTCTGTATTATTCCCTCTGATTTTCACCTGGTTCATCTGAGCAGCTTTGGTAATTAATAAATAGAAGTGCTAAAAGGTTACTTACCCTTAGAGTTCCTGTGAGGGGAACTTGTGTTCTTCTGGCCAAGCGATCTGTGAAATAAATTATGTGTAGACAGCATACTCCGAAGTAGGAAATGCTGTTTCCTGCCTATGAGGgaggtgttggtttttttttttttgggtctagATAGATAGCCAAAAgttcttctttttataaatagAACATCCAGTGGATAATGGCATATGATCCATCTTGTGAAACATCCAGTTACTCTGCTTCCCAATTAGCTTGGTCTTCTGCCCATACACTAATGGTTGTAGATTCATTCTTACAAACATAAAGGGAAGTCCAGTGTCTCTATGGACCTGActttcttgagttttgtcttCCACAAGGTGGCAGAGGAAACAGTTGATTCAGGCAACTTGGTCCCCAactcaattttttgttttgtagtttgtgggttttttgtttttttgtttttgtgaatgTGTACCTCAAGGgatttattgattcattgtttGACTCTATTGTTTTTTCACTTTTCCACTCTTTGTGTGATATCAGTGTCTGGAGTGAGCCTTTAACTGCTTTGTGTCTGTCCTTGATCTGGGTTGCATGTACACCCATGATCTTGTCACAGTGAAATTTTCCCAGGAGTCTGGATTTCAGAGCCTTATCTGTGAGCTGTATAGCAGGAAAGGGTATAAACAGGTTTCTGTTTAAAAGATGTCACTGCCTTCTAGTAGAGGCACTGGAGGAACAGAGAGGAGATGGAAATTGCAGCTGGTGTTTTTGAGAAATTAtttgctttatctgtaaaatggagattataatagttGCCCTTTCCTCCTGATAAGAGTGTTGTGAGCTTATCAGTGGGTCTGAGTTATTACCATAATCCTGGCCTTCTGGTCAATTAGTGCCCTCAGGGTGATGCATGTTGTGCAGCATATTTTAAAAGACACCAAGGAAATAGTAGACATGGTCCCTCCCTTTAGGTAGCTAAAATAAGATAATCCATGTGAAACAATTATTAGAAAACATTTATCATTGATAAGGAAAGTGTTGGATAGAgggctggaattggagtcaggaagaccttagttcaaatcttctCCCAGATActaattagccatgtgaccttgagcacgtCATttactttgtttgcctcagtttcttgatttgTAAGATGGTGccaatcatagcacctacttcaactgtgttaatatttgtaaagcaccttgcaaaccttagagcattttataaatgctagttattgttaatattattaattttattatcaaCAATAAAAGATAGGGACTGtatcacaagattgttgtgaggatgaaatgagagaaaCTAAAGTgttttcacaaaccttaaagtgctgtatgaatGCTGGCTCTTACTATTATTGACAAAAACAAGAAAGCATGGAAAATTCTACATATGGTAACACCTCACTTATCTGACAGCCAGTAA
It includes:
- the LOC118850631 gene encoding C-C chemokine receptor type 5-like yields the protein MDIETTSPFYPFDYEEPCQKLDVKHTASQLLPPLYSLVFIFGFVGNVLVFLVLIRCKKLKSMTDIYLLNLAISDLLFIITLPFWAHYAADQWIFGDGLCKALTGFYHMGFFGGVFFIILLTIDRYLAIVHAVFALKARTVTSGILTSVITWVVAGLASLPAFIFTKSQKEGMQHTCSPHFPLEQFSAWKNFETLKMNILGLALPLFIMIICYSGIIKTLLRCRNEKKKHKAVRLIFVIMIIYFLFWAPYNIVLLLSTFQALFGLNNCDSSKRLDRAMQITETLGMIHCCINPVIYAFVGEKFRRYLSTFFRKYLVQRFCKHCPIFHGETLDRVSSTYTRSTGEQDISTGL